In Candidatus Bathyarchaeota archaeon, a genomic segment contains:
- a CDS encoding HD domain-containing protein: protein MKKYIKFLRYAVKLKDIKRSGWIKAGVKNPESVAEHVYGLIVLSMLISDLKNLNIEKMFRLAVIHDLEEAILGDLTPEEKSRKMNLRELEKKAVKKILSHLPSSLKRKYYSLWLEYKNASSKEAKIIKELDKLEMVFQALLYEEKLNINLEEFWETTENELKNFKDFLIELKYMRKLKQS, encoded by the coding sequence ATGAAGAAGTATATAAAATTTTTAAGGTATGCTGTAAAACTTAAAGATATTAAACGAAGTGGATGGATTAAGGCTGGAGTGAAAAACCCTGAATCTGTTGCTGAACACGTGTATGGATTAATTGTTTTATCAATGTTAATAAGTGATTTAAAAAATTTAAATATTGAAAAAATGTTTAGGTTGGCGGTTATTCACGATTTAGAAGAAGCTATTTTAGGAGATTTAACACCTGAAGAAAAAAGTAGGAAAATGAATTTAAGAGAGCTTGAAAAAAAAGCTGTAAAAAAAATTCTATCTCATTTACCTTCAAGTTTAAAACGTAAATATTATAGTTTATGGTTAGAATATAAAAATGCTTCTTCTAAAGAAGCAAAAATAATTAAAGAGTTAGATAAGCTAGAAATGGTTTTTCAAGCTTTACTTTATGAAGAAAAATTAAATATTAACCTTGAAGAGTTTTGGGAAACAACTGAAAATGAATTAAAAAATTTTAAAGATTTTTTAATCGAGTTAAAATATATGCGTAAACTTAAACAATCATAA
- a CDS encoding DNA-directed RNA polymerase subunit A', which yields MEEVVKSINSIKFSLLSPNEIRKLSVVEIKTPDTYDEDGVPITSGLMDGRLGTLEPRQKCKTCGHTAANCPGHFGHIELVEPVIHVSFAKIIYKLLTSTCRNCGRVLLSQDKVDRLKIEIQKEIELMNSVSQETYDKIFKSMKNIRSCPHCGEPQYPIEFSKPTTFYELIDGGAVRLMPSVIRERLERIPDEDLLLFGIDPKTARPEWAILQVLPVPPVCVRPSITLESGIRSEDDLTHKLVDIIRINQKLKEALEAGVPANIIQELHDLLQYHVTTYFDNEVSGLPPARHRSGRALKTLSQRLKGKEGRFRGNLSGKRVDFSARTVISPDPNLEMDEVGVPLEVALKLTVPEWVTEWNIDEARKLIINGPEKYPGALYLIRPDQRRIRLEFVTEREKLAEALQPGYIIERHLRDGDIVLFNRQPSLHRMSIMAHKVKVLPYKTFRLNPVVCPPYNADFDGDEMNLHVPQGEEARAEAKLLMHVQDQILSPRYGGPIIGAVRDLITAAFLLTQESTYLTKEEVGKLLVAAGYEGPLPEPAIKKPKPLWKGKQIFSLFIPKGLNYVAKSNLCSAYKCKECLKEKCKYNAYVVIKNGVLEKGVIDKNAIGAERSESLLHRIVKDYGSEEGRKFLNAIGKLLERFLTLRGFTYGLDELDIPDKVKEKIKAAIQEAEEKVKELIKNYNKGILERLPGKTLEETLEIYIMNELSKARDAAGEYADKYFTLDYNGVIMTRSGARGSMLNIAQMTACVGQQSIRGKRILRGFRERALAFFEPGDKGPAARGFVYSSYRDGLNPIEFFFHAMGGREGLVDTAVRTQQSGYMQRRLINALEHLRLEYDGTVRDARGNIIQFKYGEDGVDVSKSDHGKAVNVERVIEETKLVYKGEPASKTYIENKVKDVESKLTPALTKALKEKLLESNLSKEGVINVINKVLKGYRKALMEPGEAAGIVSAQSIGEPGTQMTLRTFHFAGVKEQDVTLGLPRLIEIVDARKVPSTPTMTIYLDKKHRVSREKAEEIAKLITYTTLNDISLSIELDVTELKATIYLNPQAMNEKSISIEDIRSALKTLNCEFKIEKYTIEVKPKTSDLEHFKKLSNKLSNLRVKGIPAIKRTLVIEENGEWLIKTEGSDLKAVLNTPGVDHTRTVTNNIYEVASVLGIEAARNVIIKEALNVLEEQGLDVDIRHIMLVADAMTATGEVLQVGRHGVSGEKASTLAKAAFEITVPTIVEAALKGAVDELKGVAENVIVGRQIPMGTGLIEIYMNVENVEMERSNK from the coding sequence ATGGAAGAAGTTGTTAAATCTATAAACTCAATAAAATTCTCTTTACTTTCACCAAATGAAATTCGAAAACTTTCAGTAGTTGAAATTAAAACTCCAGATACTTATGATGAAGATGGTGTTCCAATCACTTCAGGTTTAATGGATGGTCGTTTAGGAACTTTAGAGCCCAGACAAAAATGTAAAACTTGTGGGCATACAGCAGCTAATTGCCCAGGACACTTTGGTCATATAGAATTAGTCGAACCTGTAATTCATGTTTCATTTGCCAAAATAATTTATAAACTTTTAACATCTACTTGTAGAAATTGTGGAAGAGTCCTTTTATCTCAGGATAAAGTAGATCGATTAAAAATAGAGATTCAAAAAGAAATTGAGCTTATGAATTCTGTTTCCCAAGAAACATATGATAAAATATTTAAATCTATGAAAAATATTCGTTCCTGTCCGCATTGCGGTGAACCTCAATACCCCATAGAATTCTCTAAACCAACAACTTTCTATGAATTAATTGATGGTGGAGCCGTAAGATTAATGCCAAGCGTTATTAGAGAAAGACTTGAAAGAATACCCGATGAAGATTTACTTCTTTTCGGTATAGATCCTAAAACAGCTAGGCCTGAATGGGCCATTCTTCAAGTTTTACCTGTTCCACCCGTTTGTGTTAGGCCGTCAATCACTTTAGAATCTGGAATTAGATCAGAAGATGATTTAACTCATAAACTTGTAGATATAATTAGAATAAATCAAAAGTTGAAGGAAGCTTTAGAAGCTGGGGTACCAGCAAACATAATTCAAGAGTTACATGATTTACTTCAATACCATGTAACTACATATTTTGATAATGAAGTTTCAGGTTTACCACCTGCAAGACATAGATCTGGAAGAGCTTTAAAAACTTTATCTCAAAGACTTAAAGGTAAAGAGGGAAGATTTAGAGGAAACTTATCAGGTAAAAGAGTTGATTTTTCAGCTAGAACAGTTATCTCTCCAGATCCAAACTTAGAAATGGATGAGGTAGGTGTACCTTTAGAAGTAGCGTTAAAACTAACCGTTCCTGAATGGGTTACTGAATGGAATATTGATGAAGCAAGAAAATTAATAATAAATGGTCCTGAAAAATATCCTGGAGCCCTATACCTTATAAGGCCAGATCAAAGAAGAATAAGACTTGAATTTGTAACTGAAAGGGAAAAATTAGCTGAAGCGCTTCAACCAGGCTATATTATTGAAAGACATTTAAGAGATGGCGATATTGTCTTATTTAATAGACAACCTTCACTTCATCGAATGTCAATTATGGCTCATAAAGTTAAAGTTTTACCCTACAAAACTTTTCGTTTAAACCCTGTTGTTTGTCCACCTTATAACGCTGACTTTGATGGAGATGAAATGAATCTTCATGTTCCGCAAGGAGAAGAAGCTAGAGCTGAAGCTAAACTTTTAATGCATGTTCAAGATCAAATTCTTTCACCTAGATATGGTGGACCAATAATTGGAGCTGTTAGAGACTTAATAACAGCAGCTTTTCTTTTAACTCAAGAATCAACTTATTTAACTAAGGAAGAGGTTGGAAAACTTTTAGTAGCTGCAGGTTATGAAGGTCCATTGCCTGAGCCAGCTATTAAAAAACCTAAACCTTTATGGAAAGGAAAACAAATCTTTAGTTTATTCATACCTAAAGGATTAAATTATGTTGCAAAATCCAATTTATGCAGCGCTTATAAATGTAAAGAATGCTTAAAAGAAAAATGCAAATACAACGCTTACGTAGTAATTAAAAATGGTGTTTTAGAGAAAGGCGTAATAGATAAAAACGCTATTGGAGCTGAAAGATCTGAAAGCCTCCTTCATAGAATAGTAAAAGATTACGGTTCAGAAGAAGGAAGAAAATTCTTAAATGCTATAGGGAAACTCCTTGAAAGATTCTTAACGTTAAGAGGATTTACATATGGTTTAGATGAACTCGATATTCCAGATAAAGTTAAAGAAAAAATTAAAGCAGCAATTCAAGAAGCAGAAGAAAAAGTAAAAGAACTAATTAAAAACTATAATAAGGGAATTCTTGAAAGGCTTCCTGGGAAAACACTGGAAGAAACTCTAGAGATATACATAATGAATGAACTTTCAAAAGCTAGAGATGCTGCTGGAGAATACGCTGATAAATATTTTACTTTAGATTATAACGGTGTAATTATGACTAGATCAGGAGCTAGAGGCTCTATGCTAAACATAGCTCAAATGACTGCTTGTGTTGGTCAACAATCAATTAGAGGTAAAAGAATACTTAGAGGTTTTAGAGAAAGAGCTTTAGCATTTTTTGAACCTGGAGATAAAGGACCTGCAGCTAGAGGCTTCGTTTATTCCTCTTATAGAGATGGTTTAAACCCAATAGAGTTTTTCTTCCATGCTATGGGTGGAAGAGAAGGCTTAGTCGATACAGCTGTTAGAACCCAACAAAGTGGTTACATGCAAAGAAGATTAATAAACGCTTTAGAGCATTTAAGGCTTGAATATGATGGAACTGTTAGAGACGCTAGAGGAAACATCATCCAATTTAAATACGGAGAAGATGGAGTAGACGTTAGTAAAAGCGATCATGGAAAAGCTGTAAATGTAGAAAGAGTTATTGAAGAAACTAAACTTGTTTATAAAGGTGAGCCCGCTTCAAAAACCTATATTGAAAACAAAGTTAAAGATGTGGAAAGCAAATTAACTCCTGCGTTAACTAAAGCTTTAAAAGAAAAACTTTTAGAATCTAACCTCTCTAAAGAAGGTGTAATAAACGTTATAAATAAAGTGTTAAAAGGTTATAGAAAAGCTTTAATGGAACCTGGTGAAGCAGCTGGAATAGTTTCAGCTCAATCTATTGGGGAGCCTGGAACACAAATGACTCTTCGAACTTTTCACTTCGCTGGAGTAAAAGAGCAAGATGTTACTTTAGGTTTACCAAGACTTATTGAAATAGTTGATGCTAGAAAAGTTCCCTCTACTCCAACAATGACTATTTACCTAGATAAAAAACATAGAGTAAGCAGAGAAAAAGCTGAAGAAATAGCTAAATTAATAACTTACACAACTTTAAATGATATCTCTTTAAGTATAGAATTAGATGTAACAGAGTTAAAAGCAACTATATATTTAAATCCTCAAGCAATGAATGAAAAATCGATATCTATAGAAGATATAAGAAGTGCTCTTAAAACTTTAAATTGCGAATTTAAAATTGAAAAATACACTATTGAAGTTAAACCTAAAACTAGCGATTTAGAACACTTTAAAAAACTTTCTAATAAACTTTCAAACTTAAGAGTAAAAGGTATACCTGCGATTAAGAGAACTTTAGTAATTGAAGAAAATGGTGAATGGTTAATTAAAACTGAGGGTTCAGATTTAAAAGCTGTTTTAAATACTCCAGGAGTAGATCATACAAGAACGGTAACAAACAATATTTATGAAGTTGCTTCAGTTTTAGGAATAGAAGCAGCTAGAAACGTTATTATTAAAGAAGCTTTAAATGTTCTTGAAGAACAAGGTTTAGATGTTGATATAAGGCATATAATGTTAGTGGCTGATGCTATGACCGCTACAGGGGAAGTTCTTCAAGTTGGAAGACATGGAGTTAGCGGTGAAAAAGCAAGCACTCTTGCTAAAGCAGCTTTTGAAATTACTGTTCCAACAATAGTTGAAGCAGCTCTTAAAGGAGCTGTAGATGAATTAAAAGGTGTAGCTGAAAACGTTATTGTTGGAAGACAAATTCCAATGGGAACAGGTTTAATAGAAATCTACATGAATGTAGAAAATGTAGAAATGGAGCGTTCAAATAAATGA
- a CDS encoding DNA-directed RNA polymerase subunit B, whose amino-acid sequence MSLKLSLWELTKKFIEEQGLVRQHINSYNEFIEKGLQEIVNEVEEVPLEVEGYSIKVKLGKIEVGSPRVMEVDGSEREIYPMEARIRNLTYAAPLYLEMSLVVDGREKTPEIVYIGDLPVMLKSKICPLSKLTADELMEIGEDPLDPGGYFIINGSERVIVGFEDLAPNRILVEAEKTGTATTYIAKVFSTTVGFRARIETKMKSDGAINVSVPGIPSEIPFIVLMKALGVEEDIKIAEMVSLENEIQNELEASFEKASGIFTTRDALIFIGNRLAPGQVEEYRIKKAETLIDRNFLPHLGRKPENRFDKACFLAEIARRLIELKLKRRVEDDKDHYANKRLRLAGELLADLFRVVFRNLMKDLKYQLEKIYLKKRSELSIANAVRPGIITERIQHAVATGNWIRGKVGVTQLLDRTNYISSISHLRRLQSPLSRSQPNLEARDLHPTHWGRLCPNETPEGSNCGLVKNLALSSEISTSVPLNEVIEKLFRLGVIPIKEADKNLIKDGTKVIVDGVIIGYCRDPEALAKEIRMLRRSGGISSQVNVAYYSPLIKGAKPELYVNCDSGRVRRPLIIVENGKPKLTQNEIEKLIKGELDWNDLITQGFIEYLDADEEENALIALDETKITEKTTHLEITPYTILGVCASLIPYAEHNQSPRNAYEAAMAKQALGLPSSNFFNRVDSRGHLLHYLQFPIVKTKPMELIKYFRRPAGQNCVVAVLSFQGYNMEDAIIISKSAIERGLFRSTFFRSYEGECRQYLGGLKDKFEIPEPGIRGYRGDKYYRLLEEDGVVPIEAEVSGNEALIGRTSPPRFLEEYREFEAKGPTRRDSSICMRPSEKGIVDAVFITESIEGNKLIKVRVRDQRIPEIGDKFASRHGQKGVIGITISQEDLPFTEDGVVPDIIINPHAFPSRMTTGQFVESIAGKVAALTGEPVDGTPFANDNVEYLRKKLIELGFQYSGKEVMYNGITGEKFEADIFIGVIYYQKLHHMVSDKIHARARGQVQMLTRQPTEGRARGGGLRFGEMERDCLIGHGASALLMDRLLEESDKATVLVCENCGFLAYHDAKQNKYVCRVCGEKASISTVTLSYAFKLLLQELMSLGIAPRLKLEERA is encoded by the coding sequence ATGAGTTTAAAATTAAGTTTATGGGAATTAACGAAAAAATTTATTGAAGAGCAAGGTTTAGTTCGTCAACATATAAACTCTTATAATGAATTTATTGAGAAAGGTCTTCAAGAAATAGTAAATGAAGTTGAAGAAGTCCCATTAGAAGTTGAAGGTTACTCAATAAAAGTTAAACTTGGAAAAATAGAGGTTGGTTCTCCAAGAGTAATGGAAGTTGATGGTTCAGAAAGAGAAATTTACCCAATGGAAGCCCGGATAAGAAATCTAACTTATGCTGCTCCACTATATTTAGAAATGAGTTTAGTTGTGGATGGGCGTGAAAAAACACCTGAGATTGTTTACATAGGCGACTTACCTGTAATGCTTAAATCCAAAATTTGTCCTTTATCAAAGTTAACTGCTGATGAATTAATGGAGATAGGGGAAGACCCATTAGATCCAGGAGGATACTTTATAATTAACGGTTCAGAAAGAGTTATTGTGGGATTTGAAGATTTAGCTCCAAACAGAATTTTAGTTGAAGCAGAAAAAACAGGTACAGCAACAACTTATATAGCTAAAGTTTTCTCTACAACAGTTGGTTTTAGAGCTAGAATTGAAACTAAAATGAAAAGCGATGGCGCAATAAATGTATCTGTCCCTGGGATTCCATCTGAAATACCATTCATAGTTTTAATGAAAGCTTTAGGTGTAGAAGAAGACATTAAAATTGCTGAAATGGTTTCTTTAGAAAATGAAATCCAAAATGAACTTGAAGCATCTTTTGAAAAAGCTTCAGGCATATTCACAACTAGAGATGCCTTAATCTTTATTGGAAATAGACTTGCTCCAGGACAAGTTGAAGAATATAGAATTAAAAAAGCTGAAACTTTAATTGATAGAAATTTCCTTCCGCATTTAGGTAGAAAACCTGAAAACAGATTTGATAAAGCATGTTTTTTAGCTGAAATAGCTAGAAGACTTATCGAGCTTAAACTTAAAAGAAGAGTTGAAGATGATAAAGATCATTACGCTAATAAAAGATTAAGGTTAGCAGGTGAATTATTAGCTGATTTATTCAGAGTAGTTTTCAGAAATTTAATGAAGGATTTAAAATATCAATTAGAGAAAATTTATCTTAAAAAACGATCTGAACTTTCAATTGCTAATGCTGTTAGACCAGGCATAATAACTGAACGAATTCAACATGCAGTAGCTACTGGAAACTGGATTAGAGGAAAAGTTGGTGTTACTCAACTTCTAGATAGAACAAATTATATTTCAAGTATTAGCCATTTAAGAAGGCTTCAATCTCCTTTAAGCCGCAGCCAACCAAACTTAGAAGCTAGAGATCTTCATCCAACTCATTGGGGTAGACTTTGCCCAAATGAAACACCTGAAGGTTCAAATTGTGGATTAGTAAAAAATTTAGCTCTTTCCTCAGAAATATCAACAAGCGTTCCATTAAATGAAGTTATTGAAAAACTTTTTAGATTAGGGGTTATCCCAATTAAAGAAGCTGATAAAAACTTAATTAAAGATGGAACAAAAGTAATAGTGGATGGTGTGATTATAGGTTATTGTAGAGATCCTGAAGCTTTAGCTAAAGAAATAAGAATGTTAAGGCGTTCTGGAGGAATAAGTTCGCAAGTAAATGTTGCTTATTATTCACCTTTAATTAAAGGTGCCAAACCTGAACTATATGTGAATTGCGATTCTGGAAGAGTTAGACGACCATTAATAATTGTTGAAAATGGAAAACCAAAATTAACCCAAAATGAAATAGAAAAACTTATTAAAGGAGAGTTAGATTGGAACGATTTAATTACTCAAGGCTTTATAGAATATTTAGATGCTGATGAAGAAGAAAACGCGCTTATAGCTTTAGATGAAACAAAAATAACTGAGAAAACAACGCATTTAGAAATCACACCTTATACAATTTTAGGTGTATGCGCATCATTAATTCCTTACGCAGAACATAATCAATCTCCAAGAAACGCGTATGAGGCAGCTATGGCTAAACAAGCTTTAGGTTTACCTTCAAGCAACTTCTTTAATAGAGTAGACTCCAGAGGACATTTACTTCATTATCTTCAATTTCCTATAGTTAAAACTAAACCTATGGAATTAATTAAGTACTTCCGTAGACCTGCAGGACAAAACTGTGTAGTTGCTGTTTTATCATTTCAAGGCTATAATATGGAAGATGCAATTATAATAAGTAAATCAGCAATTGAAAGAGGTTTATTTAGATCAACATTCTTTAGATCTTATGAAGGAGAATGTAGACAATATCTCGGTGGATTAAAAGATAAATTTGAAATACCTGAGCCTGGAATTAGAGGATATAGAGGAGACAAATATTATAGATTACTTGAAGAAGATGGAGTTGTTCCAATTGAAGCTGAAGTTTCAGGAAATGAGGCTTTAATTGGAAGAACAAGCCCCCCAAGATTTTTAGAGGAATATAGAGAATTTGAAGCTAAAGGACCAACAAGAAGAGATTCATCAATATGTATGAGACCTTCAGAAAAAGGTATTGTAGATGCTGTTTTTATTACTGAATCGATCGAAGGAAACAAACTTATAAAAGTTAGAGTTAGAGATCAAAGAATTCCAGAGATAGGTGATAAATTCGCTTCAAGACATGGACAAAAAGGAGTTATAGGAATAACTATTAGCCAAGAAGATCTTCCATTCACAGAAGATGGTGTAGTCCCTGATATAATTATTAATCCTCATGCTTTTCCATCAAGAATGACTACAGGGCAATTTGTTGAGTCTATAGCGGGGAAAGTTGCTGCCTTAACAGGTGAACCAGTTGATGGAACACCATTTGCCAATGATAATGTAGAATATTTAAGGAAAAAATTAATTGAACTTGGTTTTCAATACAGCGGCAAAGAAGTTATGTATAATGGGATTACAGGTGAGAAGTTTGAAGCAGACATTTTTATAGGAGTAATTTATTATCAAAAGCTTCACCATATGGTTTCAGATAAAATCCACGCTAGAGCTAGAGGCCAAGTTCAAATGTTAACTAGGCAACCTACAGAAGGACGTGCTAGAGGAGGAGGCTTAAGATTTGGAGAAATGGAGCGAGATTGCTTAATAGGTCATGGAGCCTCAGCACTCTTAATGGATAGATTACTTGAAGAATCAGATAAAGCTACAGTTTTAGTATGCGAAAACTGTGGTTTCTTAGCTTATCACGATGCTAAACAAAATAAATATGTTTGTAGAGTTTGCGGTGAAAAAGCCTCTATTTCAACAGTAACTTTATCTTATGCTTTTAAGCTTCTTCTTCAAGAGTTAATGTCGCTTGGTATAGCTCCAAGATTAAAACTGGAGGAGAGAGCTTAA
- the pyrB gene encoding aspartate carbamoyltransferase, with amino-acid sequence MRFLGRNVISIKDFTREDIEYILSIADSMEPIARKGSDLLKGKIMAALFFEPSTRTRLSFESAMKRLGGEVIGFSEAKGTSIEKGENLADTIRVVENYADLIVIRHPLEGAARLASEFSKVPIINAGSGAEEHPTQAMLDLYTIKKEKGTLDGLNIALVGDLRYGRTTHSLAYALALYNVNLFLVSPELLKMRREVVEDIQKKIPVKELNDLNEVLPILDVIYVTRIQEERFADPAEYAKVKNSYRLTAKDLDKAKKNVIVMHPLPRIDEVSFDVDKLPCAKYFKQVWYGLLLRMALLSAILGAVK; translated from the coding sequence ATGAGATTTCTTGGTAGAAACGTTATTTCAATAAAAGACTTCACTCGAGAAGATATAGAGTATATTCTTTCTATAGCGGATTCTATGGAGCCAATAGCTAGAAAAGGCTCTGATTTACTTAAAGGAAAAATTATGGCTGCTTTATTTTTTGAACCAAGCACTAGAACTCGATTAAGTTTTGAATCTGCAATGAAAAGACTCGGTGGAGAAGTAATAGGTTTTTCCGAAGCGAAAGGGACTTCAATTGAAAAAGGTGAAAATTTAGCTGATACGATAAGAGTTGTTGAAAATTATGCTGATTTAATTGTGATTAGGCATCCGCTTGAAGGAGCAGCTAGATTAGCAAGTGAATTTTCAAAAGTTCCAATTATAAATGCTGGTTCTGGAGCTGAAGAACATCCAACACAAGCTATGCTCGATTTATATACTATAAAAAAAGAAAAAGGAACTTTAGATGGTTTAAATATAGCTTTAGTTGGTGATTTAAGGTATGGTCGAACAACGCATTCTTTAGCTTATGCTTTAGCTTTATATAATGTTAACTTATTTTTAGTTTCTCCTGAACTTTTAAAAATGAGACGAGAAGTAGTTGAGGATATTCAGAAAAAAATACCTGTAAAAGAATTGAATGATTTAAATGAAGTTTTACCAATTTTAGATGTAATATATGTTACTAGAATCCAAGAAGAAAGATTTGCTGATCCAGCTGAATATGCAAAAGTAAAAAATTCTTATAGATTAACAGCTAAAGATTTGGATAAAGCTAAAAAAAATGTTATAGTTATGCATCCTCTCCCAAGAATTGATGAAGTAAGCTTTGATGTAGATAAATTACCATGCGCGAAGTATTTTAAGCAAGTTTGGTATGGGCTTCTTTTACGGATGGCTCTTTTAAGCGCTATTCTTGGAGCAGTAAAATAG
- a CDS encoding NusA-like transcription termination signal-binding factor, with translation MLSSKIRLTSDEMKYIALFETTTGATAKDCLIDEKNNRIIFVAKEGEAGLAIGKNGKKVELLKKMVGKPIEVVEYADKPEQLIKNALYPAKIKNIRKIEKNDKVTLIVEVDPKDKALAIGKNGKTIEKARMLIKRYFQIERVMIV, from the coding sequence ATGTTATCTAGCAAAATTCGTTTAACAAGCGATGAAATGAAGTATATAGCTTTATTCGAAACCACAACTGGAGCTACTGCTAAAGATTGTTTAATTGATGAAAAAAATAATAGAATAATCTTTGTAGCTAAAGAGGGTGAAGCGGGATTAGCTATAGGAAAAAACGGTAAAAAAGTTGAGTTGCTTAAAAAAATGGTTGGGAAACCTATTGAAGTTGTAGAATACGCTGATAAACCTGAACAATTAATTAAAAACGCTTTATACCCAGCTAAAATAAAAAATATTAGAAAAATAGAGAAAAACGATAAAGTAACACTTATTGTTGAAGTAGATCCTAAAGATAAAGCCTTAGCTATAGGGAAAAATGGTAAAACAATTGAGAAAGCTAGAATGCTTATAAAAAGATATTTCCAAATAGAACGCGTTATGATTGTTTAA
- a CDS encoding aspartate carbamoyltransferase regulatory subunit: MSKKELYIRKIQQGTVIDHITAGHAFDVLKILKITGKDSHIVSIAMNVPSKKYGKKDIVKVDNRELKPEEVDKIALIAPEATINIIRDYEVYEKKKVKLPKEIKDIVKCSNPSCISNAREPIEPLFTVESVNPLRLRCHYCNRIMEKEDILKQF; encoded by the coding sequence ATGAGTAAGAAAGAGCTTTATATTAGAAAAATTCAACAAGGAACAGTTATTGACCATATAACAGCAGGTCACGCTTTTGATGTATTAAAAATATTGAAGATAACAGGTAAAGATTCTCATATAGTAAGTATAGCGATGAATGTTCCCAGTAAAAAATATGGTAAAAAAGATATAGTTAAAGTGGATAATAGAGAGCTTAAACCTGAGGAAGTTGATAAAATAGCTTTAATAGCGCCTGAAGCCACAATAAACATTATTAGGGATTATGAAGTTTATGAAAAAAAGAAGGTAAAACTTCCTAAAGAAATTAAAGATATTGTTAAATGCAGTAATCCTTCATGCATTTCTAATGCTAGAGAACCTATAGAACCATTATTCACTGTTGAAAGCGTTAACCCCTTAAGGTTGCGTTGTCATTACTGCAATAGAATAATGGAAAAAGAAGATATTCTTAAACAGTTTTAA
- a CDS encoding 50S ribosomal protein L30e: protein MIDLNKQLKILIKTGKVYFGVKQAIKAVKTGKTKMVIISSNCPDKIKQEILYCAKISNIPVYAYKGGSLDLGALCDKPFPISALTIIDPGDSEILKLAEIEEE, encoded by the coding sequence ATGATAGACTTAAATAAACAATTAAAAATTTTAATTAAAACTGGAAAAGTTTATTTTGGAGTTAAACAAGCTATTAAAGCTGTTAAAACAGGAAAAACAAAAATGGTCATCATATCTTCAAATTGTCCAGATAAGATTAAACAGGAAATTTTATATTGCGCGAAAATATCTAATATTCCTGTTTATGCTTATAAAGGTGGAAGCTTAGATTTAGGAGCTTTATGCGATAAACCTTTCCCTATATCAGCCTTAACGATAATTGATCCTGGAGATTCAGAAATATTAAAATTAGCTGAAATAGAAGAGGAGTAA
- a CDS encoding DNA-directed RNA polymerase subunit H, which produces MDRLLRNSYIEVPNLKSLFYGENLKLKIEEKNEKKVFSVFDHELVPKHIILSKEEAEEVLKKYHIKPYQLPYIKKSDPAAKEIGAKPGDIIKIIRKSPTAGEAIAYRYVVE; this is translated from the coding sequence ATGGATAGATTGCTTAGAAATTCTTATATTGAAGTACCTAATTTGAAAAGTTTGTTTTATGGGGAAAACTTAAAGTTGAAAATTGAAGAGAAGAATGAAAAAAAAGTCTTCAGCGTTTTTGATCATGAACTTGTTCCGAAACATATTATTTTAAGCAAAGAAGAAGCTGAAGAAGTGCTTAAAAAATACCATATTAAACCTTACCAGTTACCTTACATTAAAAAAAGTGATCCAGCCGCTAAAGAAATAGGTGCAAAACCTGGTGATATAATAAAAATTATCAGAAAAAGTCCAACTGCTGGAGAAGCTATAGCTTACAGGTATGTTGTTGAATAA